One window from the genome of Planctomycetia bacterium encodes:
- a CDS encoding IS5/IS1182 family transposase — protein sequence MAKPILDDQLWALIEPLLPVPKKRRKRYPGRKPISNRQA from the coding sequence ACCGATTTTGGATGATCAACTCTGGGCATTGATTGAACCATTGTTACCGGTTCCCAAGAAGCGTCGAAAGCGTTATCCGGGCCGTAAGCCGATCAGCAACCGGCAAGC